From one Thalassospira lucentensis genomic stretch:
- the ubiA gene encoding 4-hydroxybenzoate octaprenyltransferase, which translates to MSQVNQPIQNTKNDMPADSWIDRFAPLASRPYLKLARLDRPIGTWLLLLPCWWSTAMASDGAPSLLMMVYFAIGALIMRGAGCVVNDLADRNFDGRVERTATRPIPSGQVRVWQAIAFLGLLLLIGLAVLVQFRIEAIIVGICSLPLVITYPFMKRITYWPQAVLGLTFNWGALVGWAAVTGTVAPAAVAMYVAGFFWTLGYDTIYAHQDKDDDIKIGVKSLALRLGDATPRWAMGFYTVTTLFLGVSGMLAGLHWIYFPLLALACLHLAWQVATVKLDDAANCLKRFKSNRDFGLMVLAAIIIANLVETGL; encoded by the coding sequence ATGTCACAGGTCAACCAACCGATACAGAACACGAAGAACGATATGCCAGCCGATAGCTGGATCGACCGGTTCGCTCCGTTGGCAAGTCGCCCGTACCTTAAACTGGCACGACTTGACCGTCCGATTGGCACATGGCTTCTGCTTTTGCCTTGCTGGTGGTCAACCGCCATGGCAAGTGACGGCGCGCCCAGCCTGTTGATGATGGTTTATTTTGCCATTGGTGCATTGATCATGCGCGGGGCCGGTTGCGTGGTCAACGATCTGGCGGATCGCAATTTTGACGGCAGGGTCGAACGCACGGCAACCCGCCCGATCCCCAGTGGACAGGTCAGGGTCTGGCAGGCAATCGCGTTTCTGGGGCTGCTGCTTCTGATCGGGCTTGCCGTGCTGGTGCAGTTCCGGATCGAGGCGATCATTGTCGGCATCTGTTCCCTGCCGCTTGTCATCACCTATCCGTTCATGAAGCGCATTACCTATTGGCCGCAGGCGGTTCTGGGGCTGACATTTAACTGGGGGGCGCTTGTCGGCTGGGCAGCGGTCACCGGCACCGTCGCACCGGCGGCGGTTGCGATGTATGTTGCGGGCTTCTTCTGGACACTTGGTTACGACACCATATATGCCCATCAGGACAAGGATGACGACATCAAGATCGGGGTAAAGTCGCTTGCCCTTCGGCTTGGCGATGCAACCCCGCGATGGGCGATGGGATTTTATACCGTAACGACCCTTTTTCTGGGTGTTTCGGGTATGCTGGCCGGGCTGCACTGGATTTATTTCCCGCTTCTGGCACTGGCGTGTTTGCATCTGGCGTGGCAGGTTGCCACGGTCAAACTTGATGATGCCGCAAACTGCCTGAAAC
- a CDS encoding 16S rRNA (uracil(1498)-N(3))-methyltransferase: protein MTDDATRARQRLFVSDPITPGCEIELAPEQSHYLEHVMRLKPGTPIKIFNGLDGEWLATIDHLRKKKGTVTAERQLRDQIVERGPILAFAPIKKQRLDFLIEKSVEMGVGTLQPIVTAHGITDKVRLDRLQAQVIEAAEQCERLSVPEIAPPVKLLDWLADWPENRYLLFCDETGSGSPIGEVLSQLLAKGAGSAIDNDNVVNHAIVIGPEGGFSADEIERIRKQPFATPVSLGPRILRAETAAIAALSVFQDRIGDWSIPPVTRD, encoded by the coding sequence ATGACAGATGACGCCACCCGCGCCCGGCAACGCCTATTCGTTTCCGATCCTATCACGCCGGGATGCGAGATCGAACTCGCACCTGAACAGTCTCATTACCTTGAACATGTGATGCGCCTCAAGCCCGGAACGCCAATCAAGATATTTAATGGTCTTGATGGCGAATGGCTGGCGACCATCGACCACCTTCGCAAAAAGAAGGGCACGGTGACCGCCGAACGGCAATTGCGTGACCAGATTGTCGAACGCGGCCCGATCCTGGCTTTTGCCCCGATCAAAAAGCAGCGCCTTGATTTTCTGATCGAAAAGTCGGTCGAAATGGGCGTTGGTACCCTGCAACCGATTGTCACGGCACACGGCATTACCGACAAGGTCCGCCTTGACCGTCTGCAGGCCCAGGTGATCGAAGCCGCCGAGCAATGCGAACGCCTCAGCGTGCCGGAAATTGCCCCACCGGTAAAATTGCTTGATTGGCTCGCAGACTGGCCGGAAAACCGGTATTTACTGTTCTGTGACGAGACGGGATCGGGCTCACCAATTGGTGAAGTGTTAAGTCAGCTATTGGCAAAGGGCGCTGGCTCGGCTATCGACAACGACAATGTTGTTAACCATGCAATCGTGATTGGACCCGAAGGCGGCTTTAGCGCCGACGAAATTGAACGCATCCGCAAACAGCCTTTTGCAACGCCTGTAAGTCTTGGTCCGCGCATCTTGCGGGCCGAAACCGCGGCAATTGCTGCTTTGTCCGTGTTTCAGGATCGCATCGGCGACTGGTCGATACCTCCGGTCACGAGAGATTAG
- a CDS encoding glutamate--cysteine ligase — MTVSASTGDSPVIESRRQLVEWFESGCTPKKDWAIGTEHEKFAFTRNDLRPIPYEGERGVKTLLTQLAERFDWEPIIENGNVIALTKDNCSVSLEPGGQIELSGAPLKNIHQTCGEVHQHLHEIREICGDLDIEMLGVGHQPKWKRDDIPWMPKGRYAIMRDYMPKVGNLGLDMMLRTSTIQVNLDFASEADMIKKFRTSLALQPVATALFAASPFVDGKPSGYLSSRSHVWTDTDPDRCGMLPFVFEDGFGFERYVDYMLDVPMYFVYRDGKYINAAGKSFRDFMAGKLDVLPGERPTMNDWSDHMTTAFPEVRLKKFLEMRGADGGPWKRICALPALWVGLLYDDVALDAAWDLVKDLSHAEREALRDDVPRTALATKFKNGTVQDLAKDVLAVSKQGLKARGRMDAYGDDESHFLESLEDVAESGRTLAEEFLDKYETEWNGSVDPLFREYAY; from the coding sequence ATGACTGTCAGCGCCTCCACCGGCGACAGCCCGGTCATCGAAAGCCGTCGTCAGCTTGTCGAATGGTTCGAGTCCGGATGTACACCGAAAAAAGACTGGGCCATCGGCACAGAACACGAAAAATTCGCCTTTACCCGTAACGATCTTCGCCCGATCCCTTACGAAGGGGAGAGGGGGGTAAAGACCCTTCTGACACAACTTGCCGAACGCTTTGATTGGGAACCGATCATTGAAAACGGCAATGTGATTGCGCTCACCAAGGATAACTGTTCCGTCTCGCTTGAACCGGGCGGGCAGATCGAATTGTCCGGTGCGCCGCTTAAAAACATTCACCAGACCTGTGGCGAAGTGCATCAGCATCTTCATGAAATCCGCGAAATCTGCGGTGATCTTGATATCGAAATGCTGGGTGTCGGTCATCAGCCGAAATGGAAACGCGACGATATTCCGTGGATGCCCAAGGGCCGCTACGCGATCATGCGCGACTATATGCCCAAGGTTGGCAATCTTGGCCTGGACATGATGCTTCGGACCTCGACCATTCAGGTCAATCTGGATTTCGCCTCCGAAGCCGACATGATCAAGAAATTCAGAACGTCGCTGGCGCTTCAGCCGGTTGCGACCGCGCTGTTTGCCGCATCCCCGTTCGTGGATGGCAAACCAAGTGGCTATCTGTCTTCGCGATCCCACGTCTGGACCGATACCGACCCGGACCGTTGTGGCATGCTGCCCTTCGTGTTCGAAGACGGTTTTGGCTTTGAACGTTATGTCGATTACATGCTCGATGTGCCGATGTATTTCGTTTATCGCGATGGCAAATACATCAATGCCGCAGGCAAATCGTTCCGCGATTTCATGGCCGGAAAGCTTGACGTTCTGCCGGGTGAACGCCCGACGATGAATGACTGGTCCGATCACATGACGACCGCCTTCCCCGAAGTGCGCCTCAAGAAATTCCTTGAAATGCGCGGCGCGGATGGTGGCCCGTGGAAACGCATCTGCGCCCTTCCGGCCCTGTGGGTTGGTCTGCTGTATGATGATGTCGCACTCGATGCCGCATGGGATCTTGTCAAGGATCTCAGCCATGCCGAACGCGAAGCCCTTCGCGACGATGTGCCGCGTACCGCCCTTGCCACGAAGTTCAAAAACGGCACCGTTCAGGACCTCGCCAAGGACGTGCTGGCCGTCTCCAAACAGGGGCTTAAGGCGCGTGGTCGCATGGATGCCTATGGTGACGATGAAAGCCACTTCCTCGAAAGCCTCGAAGACGTCGCCGAAAGCGGCCGTACCCTGGCCGAGGAATTCCTTGATAAATATGAAACCGAATGGAACGGATCGGTTGATCCGCTGTTCCGGGAATACGCCTATTAG